One genomic window of Nicotiana sylvestris chromosome 10, ASM39365v2, whole genome shotgun sequence includes the following:
- the LOC104218139 gene encoding uncharacterized protein — protein MATSLSHSPQLLTFSYRKSHPSFSLPKIQSFLHQKGQFHLKTQSFPIFQTFNHLGHIQKRKFHLKIQSFPIFQTFNHLGHFERVKRACCSDGFLEEIEKEESLLANEEKPLKFLLWVLLWASVSIGLFAVSGDAKAAAAAADSIRASGFGVKVATALRSLGWPDEAVVFALATLPVIELRGAIPVGYWLQLKPIALTVLSILGNMVPVPFIVLYLKKLAIFLAGMNKSASKLLDLLFERAKEKAGPVQEFQWLGLMLFVAVPFPGTGAWTGAIIASVLDMPFWSAVSANFVGVVLAGLLVNLLVNLGLKYAIITGIILFIISTFMWSILRSLKKSLSSSS, from the exons ATGGCCACTTCTTTGTCCCACTCTCCCCAGTTATTGACTTTCTCTTACAGAAAGTCTCACCCCTCTTTTTCATTACCCAAGATTCAATCTTTCTTGCACCAAAAGGGACAATTTCACTTAAAGACTCAATCTTTTCCGATATTTCAAACTTTTAACCATCTGGGTCATATTCAAAAGAGAAAATTTCACTTAAAGATTCAATCTTTTCCAATATTTCAAACTTTTAACCATTTGGGTCATTTCGAGAGGGTAAAAAGAGCTTGTTGTTCTGATGGTTTTCTTGAAGAAATTGAAAAGGAAGAGTCTTTACTGGCTAACGAGGAAAAGCCATTGAAATTCTTGTTGTGGGTATTGTTATGGGCCTCTGTATCTATTGGTTTATTTGCAGTTTCAGGGGATGCAAAAGCTGCAGCAGCAGCTGCTGATTCTATTCGGGCTTCGGGCTTTGGTGTAAAAGTTGCTACTGCTTTAAGAAGTTTAGGCTGGCCAGATGAGGCTGTTGTGTTTGCTTTGGCTACACTTCCTGTTATTGAGCTTCGTGGGGCTATTCCTGTTGGTTATTGGTTGCAACTCAAGCCTATTGCGTTGACTGTCTTATCTATTCTTGG GAACATGGTTCCCGTCCCCTTTATCGTGCTCTACTTAAAGAAGTTAGCAATTTTCCTTGCTGGAATGAACAAATCAGCATCAAAGCTTTTGGATTTGTTGTTTGAGAGGGCGAAAGAGAAGGCAGGTCCTGTACAAGAGTTTCAGTGGCTCGGTTTAATGCTCTTTGTGGCAGTTCCATTTCCTGGAACCGGAGCTTGGACAGGAGCCATCATAGCTTCTGTCCTCGATATGCCTTTCTGGTCTGCTGTTTCTGCGAACTTTGTTGGTGTAGTCTTGGCTGGCCTTCTGGTAAATTTGTTGGTGAATCTTGGACTCAAGTATGCTATTATAACTGGTATAATACTGTTCATTATATCGACATTCATGTGGAGTATCCTTCGAAGTCTTAAAAAATCACTGAGCTCATCAAGCTGA
- the LOC138880043 gene encoding uncharacterized protein, translated as MAIYAHHLVPTEEARVQRFVDGLVGRLYIAVSPHMKTLFYSDVVDLARKIENKGREESAANDLRKKAKTGGAFSGGLLGHHLRDFPQPPRNFNQASSQSAVPTQTTRNTSGATGTGNRGQGVGDRATVNQGQGNAGRVVTCILSVCSFDALALIDPGSTHSYVSSYFALRFSRQPELLNDPFLVATPIGESLLAEYVYRAYQIRVEGRDTLADLIVLDMIDFDMLMGMDWLSSCYAIVDCHAKIVKFEIPNEPNFILRGSQVPETCKIVSFMKAQRLLKKGCLGLLAIVNDTRKETVSIENVPVVREFSDVFPEDLPGLPLLREIDFGIDLLPDTQPISIPPYLMAPAELRELKQQLQDLLDKGFIRPSVSTWGAPVLFVKKKNGSLRMCIGYRQLNKIIICNKYHLPRIDDIFDQLQGAAHFSKIDLRSSYHQLRIKDEDISKTAFRI; from the exons ATGGCTATATATGctcatcacttagtgcctacCGAAGAAGCTCGAGTTCAGAGGTTTGTCGATGGATTGGTTGGTCGTCTATACATTGCAGTATCCCCACACATGAAGACTTTATTCTACTCTGATGTAGTCGACCTTGCTAGAAAGATTGAAAACAAGGGACGTGAGGAGAGTGCAGCTAATGATTTACGTAAGAAGGCCAAGACAGGAGGGGCTTTCAGTGGTGGTTTA TTGGGACATCACTTGAGGGATTTCCCTCAGCCTCCGAGAAATTTCAACCAGGCTTCTAGTCAGTCAGCTGTACCGACTCAGACTACTCGTAATACTTCAGGTGCTACAGGTACAGGAAATAGAGGTCAAGGTGTTGGAGACCGTGCTACTGTGAATCAAGGACAAGGCAATGCTGGTAGAG TGGTTACATGTATTCTTTCTGTCTGTTCATTTGATGCacttgcgttgattgatccgggatctacccACTCCTATGTGTCCTCGTACTTTGCTTTGAGATTTAGTAGACAACCCGAGCTATTGAATGATCCTTTTCTAGTTGCTACTCCTATTGGAGAGTCTCTATTAGCTGAGTACGTGTATCGTGCTTATCAGATTCGGGTTGAGGGTAGAGATACTCTAGCTGACCTTATTgtacttgatatgattgactttgacatgctgatgggaatggattggttatcttcttgCTATGCTATAGTCGATTGTCATGCAAAGATAGTTAAGTTTGAGATACCAAATGAACCCAATTTTATTCTAAGAGGGAGTCAGGTTCCAGAGACTTGCAAAATCGTATCTTTTATGAAGGCTCAACGACTTCTGAAGAAAGGTTGCTTGGGTCTCTTAGCTATTGTAAATGATACAAGAAAGGAAACAGTTAGTATAGAAAATGTACCAGTAGTGAGagaattttctgatgtatttcctgaggaTTTACCAGGATTGCCTCTGTTACGAGAAatagactttggtattgatttgctaCCTGACACACAACCCATATCGATACCCCCATATCtaatggcaccagcagagttgagggagctaaagcaacagttacaagatttgttagataagggttttattagacctagtgtatcaACATGGGGTGCACCAGTACTGTTCGTAAAGAAGAAAAACGGATCCCTGAGAATGTGCATTggctacaggcagttgaacaagataaTAATATGTAAcaaatatcatttgcctcgtatagatgacatatttgatcagttacaaggagctgcccacttttcaaagattgacctcCGTTCTAGTTatcatcaacttagaatcaaagatgaagatatttctaagactgctttcaggatttga